In the Phaseolus vulgaris cultivar G19833 chromosome 7, P. vulgaris v2.0, whole genome shotgun sequence genome, one interval contains:
- the LOC137827964 gene encoding 2-oxoglutarate and iron-dependent oxygenase domain-containing protein CP2-like, translating into MASEEEDTYVRNIPSFVILRWIEQLRRQARYRLQLMVNYPRLNWDIYDMNAEKFFTPSFLCAIEENTEEGFRNIMEEPCPGIFTFDMLRPKFCEKLIREVDNFLRWTDDFKIKIMRPNELHEHGAVLHDLGMEPMLQRFRKEYIEPITRVFYGEFGGSAVDSHYAFVVDHGLARDGEVDLHVDDAHLALNICLGYDFSGGELFFRGVRCDNHITTGCQPEEMLDYCHVPGRAILHTGRHRHGATATTSGRRLNLIFWLKSSRLAKWRRYQNDCSSWCEECMRKKKDEAS; encoded by the exons ATGGCTTCCGAAGAAGAAGACACTTACGTAAGAAACATACCTT CTTTTGTTATTCTACGTTGGATAGAACAGCTTCGAAGACAGGCACGCTACAGGCTACAGTTGATGGTGAATTATCCA CGTCTGAATTGGGATATATATGATATGAATGCCGAGAAATTTTTCACACCATCATTTCTGTGTGCAATTGAAGAAAATACAGAAGAAGGTTTTAGAAATATAATGGAGGAGCCTTGTCCAGGAATTTTCACATTTGATATGCTTCGTCCAAAATTTTGTGAAAAGCTGATACGTGAG GTGGATAACTTTTTAAGATGGACCGatgatttcaaaatcaaaatcatgcGACCTAATGAATTGCATGAACATGGAGCTGTTCTTCACGATCTTGGTATGGAACCCATGCTTCAAAGATTTAGGAAAGAATACATAGAGCCTATAACTCGAG TTTTCTACGGTGAATTTGGTGGATCCGCGGTGGACTCTCACTATGCTTTTGTTGTTGATCATGGACTCGCTAGGGATGGAGAAGTTG ACTTGCATGTGGATGACGCACATTTGGCCTTGAATATTTGCTTGGGGTATGACTTTTCTGGGGGAGAACTGTTCTTTCGGGGTGTTCGATGTGATAACCATATAACTACAGGGTGCCAACCAGAG GAGATGTTGGATTATTGCCATGTTCCAGGACGAGCAATTCTTCATACTGGTCGGCACCGGCACGGCGCAACAGCGACAACATCTGGGAGACGGCTGAATTTAATATTCTGGTTGAAAAG TTCGCGTCTTGCAAAGTGGAGGCGTTACCAGAATGATTGTAGCAGCTGGTGTGAAGAATGCATGCGCAAGAAAAAAGATGAGGCCTCGTAA
- the LOC137828798 gene encoding 2-oxoglutarate and iron-dependent oxygenase domain-containing protein CP2-like isoform X1, with protein sequence MSQSQHSAPQQSRPSDGHVTARVMNLNSDKLCVSPNRDHNSENYEDLQLEFNPHVFGSLEQYLPPHILNLSREVKVRYMRNILLRYFPENDRNRIQKLREYRLKIILNYPPLHREIYTMDAENFFRPSFLRAIKENTEASFRSIMAEPSAGIYTFEMLQPQFCKKLMSEVDNFERWVRGTKLRIMRPNAMSKHGVVLEDFGLETMLDKFMSDFIHPISRVFYSEFGGSSLDSHHGFVVEYGISKDVELGLHVDDAEVSLNICLGKEFSGGEVFFQGVRCEEHVLSNAQPGEIFNYSHVPGHAVLHPGRQRHGARSTTSGNRMNLIIWCRSSAFRELKKYQRDFPSWCGECKRKKKERERLSLMVTQQELLKREI encoded by the exons ATGTCGCAGAGCCAGCACAGTGCCCCACAGCAATCTCGACCCTCCGATGGACACGTGACAGCGAGAGTGATGAATTTGAATTCCGATAAGCTCTGCGTAAGCCCCAACCGAGATCACAACTCCGAAAACTATGAGGACCTTCAACTCGAGTTTAATCCTCACGTCTTCGGCTCACTGGAGCAGTATCTGCCTCCTCACATACTCAATCTCTCACGTGAGGTTAAGGTTCGGTATATGAGGAACATTCTGCTTCGCTATTTTCCTGAGAATGACCGCAATCGG ATTCAAAAGCTGAGGGAGTACAGGCTAAAGATCATATTGAATTATCCA CCACTGCATAGGGAGATATATACTATGGATGCTGAGAACTTTTTCAGGCCATCATTTCTCAGAGCAATTAAAGAGAACACCGAAGCAAGTTTTAGAAGTATAATGGCTGAACCTAGTGCAGGAATTTATACATTTGAAATGCTTCAACCGCAATTTTGTAAAAAACTGATGTCTGAG GTTGATAATTTTGAAAGATGGGTTCGTGGTACCAAGCTCAGAATCATGCGCCCTAATGCAATGAGTAAACATGGTGTTGTTCTTGAAGATTTTGGTCTGGAAACCATGCTTGACAAATTTATGAGTGATTTCATACATCCGATATCACGag TTTTCTACAGTGAATTTGGTGGATCCTCGCTGGACTCTCACCACGGTTTTGTTGTTGAATATGGAATCAGTAAAGACGTAGAACTTG GCTTACATGTGGATGACGCAGAAGTCTCCTTAAATATttgcttgggaaaagaattttcTGGCGGAGAAGTGTTCTTCCAGGGTGTTCGATGTGAAGAACATGTACTTTCAAATGCCCAACCAGGG GAGATCTTCAATTATTCCCATGTTCCAGGACACGCAGTTCTTCATCCTGGTCGTCAACGACATGGCGCAAGATCTACAACATCTGGGAATAGGATGAATCTAATCATCTGGTGTAGAAG TTCGGCTTTCAGAGAGTTGAAGAAATATCAGAGAGATTTTCCTAGCTGGTGTGGAGAATGCAAACGCAAGAAGAAGGAGAGAGAGCGGCTATCGCTTATGGTCACACAACAG GAATTACTGAAGAGGGAAATATAG
- the LOC137828798 gene encoding 2-oxoglutarate and iron-dependent oxygenase domain-containing protein CP2-like isoform X2 yields the protein MSQSQHSAPQQSRPSDGHVTARVMNLNSDKLCVSPNRDHNSENYEDLQLEFNPHVFGSLEQYLPPHILNLSREVKVRYMRNILLRYFPENDRNRPLHREIYTMDAENFFRPSFLRAIKENTEASFRSIMAEPSAGIYTFEMLQPQFCKKLMSEVDNFERWVRGTKLRIMRPNAMSKHGVVLEDFGLETMLDKFMSDFIHPISRVFYSEFGGSSLDSHHGFVVEYGISKDVELGLHVDDAEVSLNICLGKEFSGGEVFFQGVRCEEHVLSNAQPGEIFNYSHVPGHAVLHPGRQRHGARSTTSGNRMNLIIWCRSSAFRELKKYQRDFPSWCGECKRKKKERERLSLMVTQQELLKREI from the exons ATGTCGCAGAGCCAGCACAGTGCCCCACAGCAATCTCGACCCTCCGATGGACACGTGACAGCGAGAGTGATGAATTTGAATTCCGATAAGCTCTGCGTAAGCCCCAACCGAGATCACAACTCCGAAAACTATGAGGACCTTCAACTCGAGTTTAATCCTCACGTCTTCGGCTCACTGGAGCAGTATCTGCCTCCTCACATACTCAATCTCTCACGTGAGGTTAAGGTTCGGTATATGAGGAACATTCTGCTTCGCTATTTTCCTGAGAATGACCGCAATCGG CCACTGCATAGGGAGATATATACTATGGATGCTGAGAACTTTTTCAGGCCATCATTTCTCAGAGCAATTAAAGAGAACACCGAAGCAAGTTTTAGAAGTATAATGGCTGAACCTAGTGCAGGAATTTATACATTTGAAATGCTTCAACCGCAATTTTGTAAAAAACTGATGTCTGAG GTTGATAATTTTGAAAGATGGGTTCGTGGTACCAAGCTCAGAATCATGCGCCCTAATGCAATGAGTAAACATGGTGTTGTTCTTGAAGATTTTGGTCTGGAAACCATGCTTGACAAATTTATGAGTGATTTCATACATCCGATATCACGag TTTTCTACAGTGAATTTGGTGGATCCTCGCTGGACTCTCACCACGGTTTTGTTGTTGAATATGGAATCAGTAAAGACGTAGAACTTG GCTTACATGTGGATGACGCAGAAGTCTCCTTAAATATttgcttgggaaaagaattttcTGGCGGAGAAGTGTTCTTCCAGGGTGTTCGATGTGAAGAACATGTACTTTCAAATGCCCAACCAGGG GAGATCTTCAATTATTCCCATGTTCCAGGACACGCAGTTCTTCATCCTGGTCGTCAACGACATGGCGCAAGATCTACAACATCTGGGAATAGGATGAATCTAATCATCTGGTGTAGAAG TTCGGCTTTCAGAGAGTTGAAGAAATATCAGAGAGATTTTCCTAGCTGGTGTGGAGAATGCAAACGCAAGAAGAAGGAGAGAGAGCGGCTATCGCTTATGGTCACACAACAG GAATTACTGAAGAGGGAAATATAG